A single Triticum dicoccoides isolate Atlit2015 ecotype Zavitan chromosome 2A, WEW_v2.0, whole genome shotgun sequence DNA region contains:
- the LOC119353874 gene encoding ninja-family protein 1, which produces MASRDFLGRFGGEKGAASDKAGGGAGEADEVVELSLGLSLGGCFGANSGRDAKKPRLVRSSSLAAMCSLPGTSDDLAAATPPPAPLMRTSSLPTETEEERWRRREMQSLKRLQAKRKRLERRTSMNSGKSGGSSSRDDAQEPLYPSAFQLRRSVVDQGNPSSSMPEQGSGDGAEVKSTSSMEISSDNNNNASNQNKSLPPPAPSPAAGKLPNGIVKEQPPLRTLRSLTMRTTSTGDLRKSMMEDMPMVSSKVDGPNGKKIDGFLYKYRKGEEVRIVCVCHGNFLTPAEFVKHAGGGDVTNPLRHIVVNPSPSVFL; this is translated from the exons ATGGCGTCGAGGGACTTCTTGGGCAGGTTCGGCGGGGAGAAGGGGGCGGCGTCGGACAAGGcggggggcggcgccggcgaggcggaCGAGGTGGTCGAGCTCAGCCTCGGCCTGTCCCTGGGCGGCTGcttcggcgccaactccggccgggACGCCAAGAAGCCGCGGCTGGTGcgctcctcctccctcgccgccatgTGCTCGCTCCCGGGCACCAGCGACGACCTCGCCGCCGCGACGCCCCCGCCGGCGCCGCTGATGCGCACCAGCTCGCTCCCCACCGAGACCGAGGAGGAGCGGTGGCGCCGGCGCGAGATGCAGAGCCTCAAGCGCCTCCAGGCCAAGCGCAAGCGCCTCGAGCGCCGCACCTCCATGAACTCCGGCAagtccggcggcagcagcagccggGACGACGCCCAGGAGCCGCTCTACCCCAGCGCGTTCCAGCTCCGCCGCTCCGTCGTCGACCAGGGGAACCCCTCCTCAAGCATGCCCGAGCAAG GTAGCGGTGATGGCGCTGAGGTGAAGAGCACATCGAGCATGGAGATATCTTCCGATAATAATAACAATGCCAGCAACCAGAACAAATCCCTCCCGCCGCCGGCACCATCTCCGGCGGCCGGGAAGCTGCCGAACGGCATCGTCAAGGAGCAACCGCCGTTGCGGACCCTCCGGTCGCTGACGATGCGCACGACGAGCACCGGCGACCTGCGGAAGAGCATGATGGAGGACATGCCGATGGTCTCGTCCAAGGTGGACGGCCCCAACGGCAAGAAGATCGACGGCTTCCTGTACAAGTACAGGAAAGGGGAGGAGGTGAGGATAGTGTGCGTTTGCCACGGCAACTTCCTCACGCCGGCGGAGTTCGTGAAGCacgccggcggcggcgacgtcaCGAACCCGCTCAGGCACATCGTCGTCAACCCCTCGCCGTCGGTCTTCTTGTAA